A window of Synechococcus sp. WH 8109 genomic DNA:
GATCAACCCGCGGCCGGGCAGGATGGCGCCCGACTGACCTGCTGCTGTGTCTGAGCTGCGCGACACCCGTCTGGAAAAGGCCAAGACGTTGGAAGAGCTGGGGCAGGGCCCCTATGCCCTCACCTTCTGCCCAAGCCATCGCATGGCCGGTCTGCAGGAGACCCATGCCGATCTGCCCAAGGGGGAAGAGCGGGATGTCAGCGTTTCCGTGGCGGGACGGGTGATGACCCGCCGGGTGATGGGAAAGCTGGCCTTTTTCACCCTGGCTGATGAGACGGGCTCCATCCAGCTGTTCCTGGAGAAGGCGGGTCTGGAAGCCCAGCAGGCGGGCTGGTTCAAACAGATCACCTCACTGGTGGACAGCGGCGACTGGCTCGGGGTGAGCGGCACCCTGCGTCGTACCGACCGTGGCGAGCTGTCGGTGAAAGTGAGCGACTGGCGCATGCTCACCAAGGCGCTGCAGCCCCTTCCCGACAAGTGGCATGGTCTGGCCGACGTTGAGAAGCGCTACCGCCAGCGGTATCTGGATCTGGTGGTCTCCCCCGACAGCCGTGAGACCTTCCGTCGCCGGGCCCGCCTAGTGAGCGGCATTCGCCGCTGGCTCGATCAGCGTGATTTTCTCGAGATCGAGACCCCCGTGCTGCAGAGCGAACCCGGTGGCGCTGACGCGCGGCCGTTCGAGACCCACCACAACGCTCTCGACCTGCCCCTCACCCTCCGGATTGCCACCGAGTTGCACCTGAAGCGCCTGGTGGTGGGTGGCTTTGAGCGGGTCTATGAGCTGGGCCGGATCTTCCGCAATGAAGGGGTCAGCACGCGCCATAACCCCGAGTTCACCTCGGTGGAGATCTATCAGGCCTACAGCGATTACATCGGGATGATGGAGCTCACTGAACAGATGGTCAGCGCGGTGTGCCAGGAGGTCTGCGGCACGACCACCATCACCTATCAGGGCACCGAGATCGATCTGGCACCGCCGTGGCGGCGCGCCACGATGCATGAGCTCGTGCAGGACGCGACGGGGCTTGATTTCAACAGCTTCAGCAGCCGGGAGGCGGCGGCTGCGGCGATGACCGCCAAGGGCCTTCATGTGCCTGAGCTGGCCGACTCGGTGGGCCGTCTGCTCAATGAGGCCTTTGAGCAAGCGGTGGAAACGACCTTGATTCAGCCCACCTTCGTCACCGATTACCCGGTGGAGATTTCGCCCCTGGCTCGGCCCCATCGCAGCAAGCCCGGCTTGGTGGAACGGTTTGAGTTGTTCATCGTCGGCCGCGAGCACGCCAATGCCTTCAGTGAGCTCACCGATCCCGTGGATCAACGCCAGCGCCTGGAGGCCCAGCAGGCGCGCAAGGCGGCGGGTGATTTGGAGGCCCAGGGGTTGGACGAGGATTTCGTCACGGCCCTCGAGGTGGGCATGCCCCCCACCGGAGGTTTGGGGATCGGCATCGACCGGCTGGTGATGCTGCTCACCGACAGCCCTTCGATTCGGGACGTGATTGCCTTCCCGCTGTTGCGGCCGGAGTCCCGCAAGGGAGAACCACCCTCAGTGGAATAATGGGAGGAGTGGCATGGTCCTATCCCCATGAGTGGAGAACGCGTCGGGTTTCGCTTCAAGCACGCTGATGCCGTGGTCAAGCGGAATCCCCAGGGCCGTTCCCGCCGGGGATGGGTGATGGAGCCGGTGGAACAGACCACCAGCCGTGGCACCAAAATGCCCGCTTACCGCATCCGCTGGCGCGACAGTGAGCGCCCGGAAATTGTGCTTCAGCACATGCTGATTGCCGATCCGGATCCCACCCCTCCGCCCGAGGGTGTCAGCCTGGAGCCTCCTGCACCCAAGGCCTGATCTAACTCAGCCCAGCGTCGCGGCGCATCTGTTCAAGCTCCTGTTCCGCTTCAAACAACGCCCAGTCCTTTTCCAGTGTTGAGGGGCTGGGCGTTTGCTTTTGCTGGTGAAGCTCCTGCAACTGTCGCTCCACCTCGTTGAAGCGGCGTCCCAGATCCTCCAGGTCGGCCCAGAGGGCGCGGCCCTGTTTCATCAGGCTGGTGAGATGTAGTTCGGCTCGCCCGGCTAGATCCGCTGCGCCGGCTGCCTTGGCACGCTCCACCCGGCTGCGCCAGGCCCGTACGTCCTCGGCCAGCCTCAGCAGCTGCTGGCGTTGCTGTTTCGCTTCGCCTTGCAGTTGTTGGCGTTGTCGTTGCAGAGCTGTCGCCCGATCCTTCAGGTGCTGTTCGCTGAACAGGTGGTCTTGAACGGGGTTGTTGCGCAGAAAGGCAGAGAGTCGGGCGTCCAGCTCCCGCTCCAACTGCTCCAGCCAGCTGCTCATGCCTCGCCCGGGGTGGTGATCAACGGTTTTTCGA
This region includes:
- the lysS gene encoding lysine--tRNA ligase, translating into MSELRDTRLEKAKTLEELGQGPYALTFCPSHRMAGLQETHADLPKGEERDVSVSVAGRVMTRRVMGKLAFFTLADETGSIQLFLEKAGLEAQQAGWFKQITSLVDSGDWLGVSGTLRRTDRGELSVKVSDWRMLTKALQPLPDKWHGLADVEKRYRQRYLDLVVSPDSRETFRRRARLVSGIRRWLDQRDFLEIETPVLQSEPGGADARPFETHHNALDLPLTLRIATELHLKRLVVGGFERVYELGRIFRNEGVSTRHNPEFTSVEIYQAYSDYIGMMELTEQMVSAVCQEVCGTTTITYQGTEIDLAPPWRRATMHELVQDATGLDFNSFSSREAAAAAMTAKGLHVPELADSVGRLLNEAFEQAVETTLIQPTFVTDYPVEISPLARPHRSKPGLVERFELFIVGREHANAFSELTDPVDQRQRLEAQQARKAAGDLEAQGLDEDFVTALEVGMPPTGGLGIGIDRLVMLLTDSPSIRDVIAFPLLRPESRKGEPPSVE
- a CDS encoding hercynine metabolism protein; this encodes MSSWLEQLERELDARLSAFLRNNPVQDHLFSEQHLKDRATALQRQRQQLQGEAKQQRQQLLRLAEDVRAWRSRVERAKAAGAADLAGRAELHLTSLMKQGRALWADLEDLGRRFNEVERQLQELHQQKQTPSPSTLEKDWALFEAEQELEQMRRDAGLS